Below is a genomic region from Bacteroidales bacterium.
GTACGTCTTGGTTGTTGCGTTGCCATTTAATGCACTCTGCTAACTCTGCCCATAGTTCTCCATCTTCTCCTACATTGCTCATAATGTCATTGTCAACATAGAGTTCTATTAGTCCTGAACCACAACCAAATGCACAACGCATTTCGCGGATAATACCTTTTGCTGTCTCCTCTGAATCATCGTGTGGAGCTGATGCTGGAGGTCCATATTTACTAACTATTAATCCATGAGTCATAATAGAGTTTATGGGGCATATTGGCGATGCTACTGTAAAGTTTTTATACACCATGTGGTCGCGATATGTAATCCATTTCTCGCGATTGTCGCCTTGATCTCCAACGGTTGTCCAGTCTTGGTCTTGACGCCAAACAGCATCGGCGTATTGGAACCAGAATGGCGATGACCATGTTCCTACTGAGCAGTTAAAGAATAGGTCGTAACGGATCTCTCTAAGTGCTTTAAGTACGTTGATAATTCCCTCTGCGTCTTCTTCGTTTTTAGGTCCTGTTGCATTGGCAATATCGCTGATACCGTCAAACTTGAAGTAACGGAAATCGTAACTATCTACCATATTTGAGCAACTTGCAATAAAGGCGTCAAAATACTCGGGATTTGATAATTCAAAATTGTCAATTTGGTTTTCGTGATTGCGATTCCAAAAATCTAAGCGTTGAGCCTTAGACTCTCCATATCCACCAACAGGTCCTAACCAAGCACCCATTCCAGTTCCCATAGTTTTTGCTATTGAGTCGAGTTTTGCAAATCCGTTGGGGAATCCTATATGAAAATCCCAGAATGAGTTAAACTCATCCCATCCATCATCCCAAACGAATGCATCAATTCCTACACCATGTTTTTCATACATATTTGTACGCCATGCTTCAATAACTTCAACACATTGACTCTCTATCATACGTTTTAGTGGGTCAGGGAAGTTGTTGCGGTCAATGTTAAGTTCGTACCATGAGTTGTAGTGTATGAATGGGCGGTAGGGTACAGCACGTTCTCTCTCGTGATATGCAAGGAACGAGCGACGTAGTTGATCTTCTGCTACAAGACCTACAACTGCTCCTATACTCCAAGTATCTCCTGCTTTAAGGGTTGTTGCTCTGCTCCATAATCCTTTGATTGTGTTGCCATCAACGCTGTTAATTCCCAATGGAGTCTCAATACCTGCGAATATCTTAGAAGATGTTAGAGGTGCTCCGCGAACTTCTCCGTTAACTATAACTGCATCTGCGTTGTTGGTTAGCGTGTATTCCATAGGAACTATGTTTATCATCTCTGTATCTTCATTAGCACTAATCTTCATTTCGGTGCGAAGGTAGTGAGAGTTATCACGCAATACAGCACTCCAATCAATAGTTAAATTGTTATATTTAAATACAGCACTTAATTTGTAACCATTGTATTGCTCTGCTTTTTTGATTGCTTTCTCACACCCTTTCAATTGCTCTATTTTTGCTTCGCTCATAGTCATTTCTGATGATTTAACTATTGAGCTATCACCCAAAGTGACATAGAACAAATCATTTGTAGGAGCCAACTGTAAAGCGTCGCTTCCATTGAATTTTAAATTACCATTCTCTAATATATATTCTGCTTTCAACAAGTTGTTTGAGAGAATATACTTTTCTCCTTCGTTAGTGGCAGTTGCTTTCTCTGGTTGTTGTAATGATGGGAAAACTACTGTTGCTACTGGTTTGGTGCTACATGCAGTAAAGCATAATGCTAATAGTAAAATCTTAAATGTTTTCATATATTCCTTATTTTATTATAACTTTTTCTGATTTAATTACTCTATTTTTATCAAATATAGTTACTATGTAAATACCCTTTTCGTTAACGGATAGTTGAGTCTCATCTGCTAATACATTTGCAGCATTTATTATTTTACCCATAACATCGAATATCTTGACTGAAACCTCTTGGTTGCATCCTTTAATAATTACATTGTTATTTGCCGAGTATATCTCAATGTTATCGGCAATCTCCTCTTCAACGCCGGTTGGGTAGCCAAAGGCTCTTGTTTGTATATATTTAGTTTCTGAATCCTCTGTAATGGCTCCCATAACAGCAGTTACATTGTCGGCAGAGATATTTATTTCTACACCATCAGCATTCTCCCAAAGGAGTTCGTTGTTGTCAACTTTAAGTTTTAATATTGCCAGCTCATCAGCATCTTTAATGTTAGAACCGTTACCAATAACTAATACAACAGGATTGCCGGTTTCTGTGGCAAAGTTACTCCAATTAATAGTTGTCTCAGATAGTTTACCACCATTATTCCATTTGAATATGTTTTCGCCATTGCTATCTCCAACAGGAGCGAACATATTTGCAACATCTTCATTTGTTAAAGAACTCTTTCCGTTCCACCCATTAAGAATACCAATTTGAGCCCATCCTGTTGATATAATAGCCTCTTCGCTATCAATTATCTTGATGTTAGCTGAGCGTTTGTTAAGGTTTGAAATGCTCATGCTACCACTTAACTCAACCTCTTGAGCGCAGTTACCATTCAATACAACAACGTCAAATGCAGGCATTGTAAATGTAATTGTTTGGTCAATATTTACACTCTCATTGGTAATACCGCTATATTGAGTTTGATTCTTGAAAGCGTCAGTAAGTTTTATGTCACCTGTAACGTAATTAGGAATGTCCAAGGCTTGGCGAAGGGTTGTAGAGAATGTTTTTGTTGAAGCACTCGGATTGCGGAGAGTAAGAGTTGCTTTCTTTCCGTTCCATGATGCCCAACCATACACACTAACTTTTGAACCATCCCAAGGATTGCCTCCAACCCAGTGAACATCAGCAAGAACATCTTCATTGTCTCTGTGCCACTCAATACACTCTGCCAAAGCCGCCCAAAGTTCACCATCCTCGCCGATAGTTGTCATAAGGTCGTTATCGACATATAGCTCTATTAATCCAGAACCACAACCAAAAGCACAGTGCATTTCGCGGATAATACCTTTTGCTGTTGCATCGCTATCATCGCGAGGCATAACATTAGGTGGTCCGTATTTAGTAACCATCAATCCGTGGGTCATAATTGAGTTAATAGGACAAATAGGTGAAGCCAGCGGATAGTTTTTATAAACCATATAGTCGCGATATGTAATCCATTTTTCGCGATTATCTCCTTGATTTCCTATCTTATCCCAGTCTCCATCTTGTCTCCAGATAGCATCTGCAAAGTGTAGCCAGAACGGAGAAGACCATGTTCCTACAGTACAGTTAAAATATAGGTCATATTTAATTTCGCGAAGTACGTTTAACATATTCAAGAAACTCTCAACGTCCTCTTCAATTTTAGGTCCTGTTGCGTTACTTAAATCACTTATACCATCAAGTTTAAAGTAACGGAAGTCATAATCATTAACCATTTGAGAACAACGGTCGGCAAAAGCATCAAGGTATTCGGGGTTAGATAACTCAAAATTTGAAATTTGAGTTGAGTGAGTATTATTCCAATATGCAAGACGTTGAGCCTTTGAAGCACCATATCCGCCCACAGGTCCTAACCATGCACCTATACCTGTGCCCATTGCGGTAGCCTTTTCGTTAATATTGGAGAATCCTTCGGGGAATCCAATATGAAAATCCCATAGAGAGTTAAAGTCATCCCAACCATCATCCCAAACAAATGCATCAATACCAACATTATGCACATCAAACAAATTGGTTTTCCATGCATCAAGAACAGGAAGACATTGACTCTCTACCATACGATTCAGAGGGTTAGAGTCGTTGTTTCGGTCGATATTAAGTTCGTACCACGAGTTGTAGTGTATAAACGAGCGGTAAGGTACTGCGCGTTCTCTCTCGTTGTAAGCAAGGAACGAGCGGCGAAGTTGTCCTTCTGCAACAAGACCAACCACTGTTCCGATGTGCCAGCTATCTCCTGCCTTAAGAGTTGTTGCTCGGCTCCAGCGACCGGTAATTGATTTCTCTCCGGTAGCAATAGAAACAGTTGCGCCTGAAATGGCAATACTACCCGAGCTTGTAATATCTTCAGTTTTTGTTTCAACAAAATATCTCAAAGTATAAGTGCCGGCTGAAGGAACATTTAAAGTATAAGTTTTATTGCTATAAGCTGTTCCCGAGTAACCTATATGGTAATCGTTGGCAACAACGTTTCCGCTTGCATCCAAAATATCAACACCTGTCATATTCAAGCGGTAGTTACCAGTTGAGTAGTTAAATGTAAACGATACGTTTCCTGCTGCTGAGATATTTACTTTACCTTCGGCTGATTTTATTTGAGAGTTAGTAAATCCCAATGATGTTATTCCGGAAGGAACACTGCTTGGAGTATCCCAGCTTTGAGGAGTCCAAGATGTGGGAGAGAAAACAGTAGAAGATGATGAACTTCCAACACTATTAATACCATCGGGGTTTTCAATAGCCGCAAATATTTTTGAAGAAGCAAGAGGAGCTCCTCTAACAGTACCCTTAACCTCCACTATATCAGCATCAGCAGTAAGGTTATGAGTTAAAGGAATAATATTAGTCATTGAGGTGTTAGCCGAAGCGGTAATATCCATCTCGGTACGAATATAGTGAGAACCATCACGTAATACAGCTCTCCACTCAATGCTTAAAGAGTTGTAAGTATATTTTGCAGTCAAAACCTTACCATTGTATTTCTCTGATGCTTTTATAGCCTCGCTATCTCCTGTAAGGTTTGTTATAACGGGGTATGAACTCATAGTCATATCCGAAGCCTTAACAGTAGTTCCATTGCCTAAAGTAATAGTAAAAGGCTCACTACCCGGAGCAAGTTGCAAAGCCTCTGAACCATTAAAGTAAAGATCTCCGTTACTCATAATATACTCCACCTCTAAAAGGTTGTTGTAGAGAGTCCATTTAGTTGATTCTGATGTTGCTTGTGCTTGACCGGGTTGCTCGGTAGAGGGAAACTGTACCGAAGCAGCATTTGCAAACTGCATTCCCACTATCAGCATAAAAACAATAGCAAGATGTGTAAATTTTTTCATAGATTATAAGTTTTATATATTTATATTTTTTTATATCAATAGGTGTATTTTAATATATTTATTATCAGTTGTAAAGATATAAAAAAAAATCGGAATAGGATATAGAACATAAAAAATGTTCTCAAAAATTTTTGTAATTCAAAGAAAAAGAGTACTTTTGCACGCCGATTATATCCAAAATAGAGAGAAAATAGACGCAAGCATGGTTTCAAGTGTGTTCGGAAACGTAGCTTGTGCCTGAATTTAAATGTTTAATAATTAAAAAGATACAAAGTGGATACATTAAGTTACAAGACAGTATCTGTTGGAAAAGCAGCTGCTCAAAAAGAGTGGGTTATCGTTGACGCAACAGATCAAGTTTTGGGTCGTTTAGCATCAAAAGTTGCTAAAATTTTAAGAGGTAAATATAAACCTTGTTTTACTCCCAATGCAGATTGTGGAGATAACGTGATTATTATCAATGCTGATAAAGTAAAATTAACAGGTAACAAATGGACAGATAAAATCTATTTGTCATACACAGGTTATCCCGGTGGACAAAGAGAGATTACACCTGCAAAACTTATGCAAAAAGGTGAGTCAAAATTGTTCTTGAAAGTTATCAAAGGAATGTTGCCAAAGAACAGACTTGGTGCAAAACTTCTTACAAATGTTTATGTATACGCAGGAGAAGAGCATCCTCATGCAGCACAAAACCCTAAAACAATTGATATAAACACTCTTAAATAAGCATAATCATAATGGAAACAGTTAACGCATTAGGAAGACGTAAAGCAGCGGTAGCACGTGTTTACGTAAAAGAGGGAAACGGTGTAATCACCATCAACAAAAAAGACCTTGCACAATATTTCCCATTGGAGATTATGCAATTTGTTGTAAAACAACCACTATTGAAATTAGGAGTTGCTGAGAAATACGATATCAAAGTAAATCTTAACGGAGGTGGATTTAAAGGACAAGCAGAGGCATTGCGTTTGGCAATTGCTCGTGCTCTTGTTAAAATCAATCCTGAGGACAAACCCGCTTTGAAATCAGAAGGATTTATGACTCGCGACCCACGTGTTGTAGAGCGTAAAAAACCGGGACGTCCCAAAGCAAGAAAGAGATTCCAATTCAGCAAACGTTAATATTTGCCGCATAAGAATCTTAATTGGACGTTTAGTATCCAAATTACAAGGACTCTTTTTTGGAAATATAGAGTTAGAAGAGATTCAGAATGCTTCATTTTATAATTAAAAGAAAGATTACCTTGTAATTGAATTAGTAGAATGTAAACGAATAAATAAAAAAAGAAAACAATGTCACTAACAACATTTGATCAATTACTCGAGGCCGGAGTACATTTTGGCCACTTAACACGTAAATGGAATCCAGCAATGCGTCCATACATTTTTATGGAGCGTAACGGAATTCACATTATCGACCTTAACAAAACAGTTGTAAAAATTGATGAGGCAGCTGCTGCTTTAAAACAGATTGCTAAATCAGGCAAAAAAATCCTATTTGTTTCAACTAAAAAACAAGCAAAACAAGTAGTAGCAGATAAAGCAACTGAAGTAGGAATGCCATACGTTATTGAGCGTTGGCCGGGTGGAATGTTAACAAACTTCCCAACAATCCGCAAAGCAATCAAAAAAATGAACGCTATCGACAAAATGATTAAAGATGGCACATTTGCAAACCTTTCAAAACGCGAAAAACTTCAAGTATCTCGCCAACGTGCAAAATTGGAGAAAAACTTGGGTAGCATCGTTGACTTAACTCGTCTTCCTGCAGCACTTTTTGTAGTTGACGTAATGAAAGAGCACATTGCTGTTGCTGAGGCTAACCGTTTAGGTATCCCTGTATTTGCTATGGTTGATACAAACTCAGATCCTTCAAATGTAGATTACGTAATCCCAGCAAACGACGATGCATCAAAATCAATTGACGCAGTGTTGAGTGCACTTTGCGGAGCAATCACAGAAGGTCTTGAGGAGCGTAAAGTAGAAAAAGCAGATACTGAGGCTGCTGAGGCTCAAGCAACTGAGGGTGCAGAAGAGAAAAAAGCTCGTAAAACTCGCGCACGTATCCGCCGCGATGCAGAAGAGACTCCAACTGTAGAACCTAAAGCAGAGACAGAAGAGTAATTAATAACAAATTAAATTTATACTAATTATGGCTGTTACAATTCAAGATATTACAAAACTTCGCAAAATGACAGGTGCTGGAATGATGGATTGCAAAAAAGCACTTGCAGAGGCTGAAGGAGATTTTGACAAAGCTATTGAGTTAATCCGTAAACGTGGTCAAGCAATCGTTGCAAAACGTGAGGATCGCGATGCTTCAGAGGGTTGCGTATTAGCCGCAGCTAAAGACGGATTTGCAGCAATCGTAGCATTAAACTGCGAAACTGACTTCGTGGCAAAAAATGCTGACTTTATTGCATTAACTCAAACAATACTTGATAAAGCAATTGAAACTCGCCCGGCAACAATTGAAGCACTTCTTGCAACTGAGGTTGAGGGACGTACAATAGCAGACTTAGTTACTGACCGCAGTGGTGTAACAGGTGAGAAAATGGAGTTGAGCACATATCTATCATTAGAGGCTCCGGCAACAGTAGCATACATCCACTCAGGAAACCGCTTGGCAACTATCGTATCGTTCAACAAAGAGTTGGAGAACCAAGTTGCTCGCGATGTAGCTATGCAAGTAGCTGCAATGAATCCAATTGCAGTAACTCGCGAAGAGTTTCCTGCTGAGGTAGTAGAGAAAGAGTTTGAGATAGCAAAAGACAAAGCACGTCAAGAGGGTAAACCTGAGGCTATGCTTGATAAAATTGCTCAAGGACGTCTTAACAAATTCTACCAAGAGAACTCACTTTTAGAGCAAGCATTTGTAAAAGACGCTAAGATGTCAATCAAAGAGTACTTGGCATCAAAAGATAAAGAATTGACTGCAATAGCATTCAAACGCTTTACTCTAAATGCAGATTAATAAGGATATTTATTCTATTGAATAATATATTTCAAATTTTGCCATAAAAGGAACTCGCGAGAGTTCCTTTTTTTGTATAGATTGTTTATCTTTAGATAAACTGCTTTTGCTTTATACATCCCAGAATAAATCTTATATCTGTTTGATTTCAAAATATTTTACCATTCAATTAAATTATAATAAATTTACGGCTCAAACGTTTAATAAGTATCAAATCGCTTAATAATCCTCTTTAAAAGAGAAAATAATAGAGATAAGTTATGCGTAATATATACAAAACAAGACAAAAATTTAAGATAGTATTTATAGTAATATCTCTAATACTGGTATCGCTATTCCTATATGTTTCAAATAAGTTGGTAGAAGATTTATCAAAAGAGGAGTTAAATAAAATGGAGATATGGGCAGAAGCAACACGTTTGGCTGCCAGTGATACCAATACCGATTTGGGATTGATACTTAAAATTTTACAAAGCAACTCAACAATACCTGTTATTATAGTTGATCAGGATGAGCAAGTTATGGGAACTGCCAATATCTCAAAGAAAGACTCTATCTCTCTGGAAAAAATATATCACGATTTTAAGGAATTAGGAAATGTGATAGAGATACCGATAGATGAAGATACAAAACAATACCTCTATTACGACGACTCGGTGATGCTAAAATATTTGGCACTATTCCCATACGTGCAATTAGGAGTAATGATACTCTTCTTGTTGATATGCTACATTGCCCTTATGAATAGCAAAAAAGCAGAGCAAAATCAAGTTTGGGTTGGATTATCAAAAGAGACCGCACATCAGTTGGGTACACCAATATCATCATTAATGGCATGGGTTGAGGTGTTGAAAATGAATGATATAGACAAAGCTCTCCTTGCAGATATGGAGAAAGATGTAACCCGCCTGTCGGTAATAGCAGAGAGGTTTTCAAAAATAGGCTCATCGCCCGAACTTGTAAAAACCGACATTACCCCGGTGGTACGAAGCTCGGCAGAGTATATGCAACGCAGAGTATCTAACAAGGTAAAATTTAAAACTATCATACCTGATACACCAATCCCTATAAAATTATGCGTTCCGCTAATAGAGTGGGTATTTGAAAATCTCTGTAAAAATGCAATAGATGCAATGAGCGGAACGGGAGAATTGAAGGTAGAATTAATGCAAGATGTAGATATATGTTACATTGATATAACCGACACAGGAAAAGGAATAGCCCGAAAAAACTTTAATACCGTATTCCGTCCGGGATATACCACAAAAGAGCGAGGTTGGGGATTAGGGTTGGCACTTGTAAAGCGAATTGTTGAGGAGTATCATGGAGGAAGAGTGTATGTAAAAGAGAGTGAATTGGGCAAAGGAACCACCTTTAGAGTGGAATTACATATAGATGAAGCATAAAATTGCTATAAAAAAAACAAAAAAATGAGGGTTTTGTCTCAACTTATTTTGTCATCGGGATTTTTTTAATTAACTTTGCATCGCTTTTTGGCACGTTTGTATATTAAATGGTAAAAATGGAAACCTACAAAATAGAATTAAAGGGGCTCTCAGATGGAACATACCAATATGAATACCATCTTGATGATAACTTTTTTTCAGCAATAGAAGATGCCGAAGTAACAAAAGGAGATGTAAGTGTACAACTCATAGTAAAAAAGATAGAAGGAAACTTCGATTTTAAATTTCTCTTGAAAGGGGTAGTAAAAGTTCAATGCAACAGATGCTTGGATGAGATGGACTACCAAATAGATGCTGAAAACGGATTTACCGTAAAGTACGGAAAAGAGAATGTTGATGAAGGCGACAAATTGGTAATAACTGAAGATTGCAACGAGATAGACCTTGCGTGGTATCTATATGAATTTGTAGCACTTGAGTTGCCAATAACATGCACTCACGCCGAAGGAGAGTGCAATAGCGAAATGGAATCACTTTTGCAAAAATATAGTGGAGCAAAAGAGAGTCAAGAAGAGGGAGAACCCGTTGACTCGCGATGGAGTGAATTAAAGAAATTAATAGATAATAACTAAATAATTAAATAAAAATGGCACATCCTAAACGAAAACAATCAAAGACAAGAACAGCAAAACGTCGTACTCACGATAAAGCACTTGCACCAACAATGGCAGTATGTCCTAACTGTGGAGCATGGCACGTTTATCACACAGTATGCAACGAGTGTGGTTACTATCGCGGAAAAGTTGCTATTGAGACAGCGGCTGTTTAATGATTTGTCCCTTTACAATAAGAAAGGCGACAAACAAAAAACTGCGAGTATAACAATACAATGAAGAGCATTGTAGAGACGAGCAGTAAAAACAAATGATTATTAAAGCCTTAAGGGTTTTATCAACTCTTAGGGCATTTTTTATCAAAAAGAAGAACCATTCATGAAGAAAATAAATACAGCAATAACTGGAGTAGCAGCGTATGTTCCTGAGGACAAGCTAACCAACGAGGACTTAACCAAGATGGTTGACACTACCGATGAGTGGATATATTCACGCGTAGGAATAAAAGAGCGACGCATACTAAAAGGTGAAAACTTAGGTTCGTCATATATGGGTTCAAAAGCCGTAGATTTACTTCTCGAAAAAACAGGGACAACAACTGATGAAGTAGAGGTAATAATATGTGCAACATCAAATCCCGATTACCGATTTCCTGCAACAGCAGCAGTAATAGCCGACCGTTCGGGAGTAAAAAACTGTTTTGCATACGATATTCAAGCAGCATGTACCGGATTCGTAGTAGCATTGCAAATCGGAAAGGCATATATAAACTCCGGATTATATAAGAAAGTAATAGTAGTTTGTGCAGAGAAGATGTCTTCGATGGTAAACTATCAAGACAGAGCAACATGTCCTTTGTTTGGAGATGCTGCCGCAGCAGTATTACTTGAACCAACATACGAAGATGTAGGAGTAGTAGATACTCTATTACACACCGACGGAGAGGGAATACCTTACCTAATGATGAAGGCAGGAGGTTCGGCACAACCAATAACCTACGGAGCAATAGATAGAGGAGAACACTTCCTGTATCAAGAGGGAAGAACCGTATATAAATATGCCGTATCAAATATGATAGACGTGTATAAACAGATAATGATTCGAAACCAACTCACAAACGACTCGGTAAACTGGTTTATACCACATCAAGCAAATGCCCGAATAATAGAGGCAATAGGCTCACGATTAGGCATAGCACAAGAGAAGATAATAATGAATATCGAGAACTTCGGAAACACAAGTTCTGCAACAATACCTTTGTGTATGGCACAATGGGAAGACAAATTTAAAAAAGGCGATAACATTTTGTTAACAGCCTTTGGAGCAGGATTTACATGGGGTTCAACATACATTAAGTGGGCATACGACACTAAAAAATAAAAACAAAGAAGTTGCATAAGGCGTTGAAGTTTGTTGCTACTCGCTTACTCGTAAACAAACAGTAAGAGAATAAGAGAACAAAAACAACCTTTTATGCAACTTTTTTTATAAATTTGAATCGCATAAAAAATATACAAGTGAGCGAGAATAAACAACACAAAGCAGGATTTGTAAATATAGTAGGAAATCCCAACGTGGGAAAATCAACACTGATGAACTCGTTGGTAGGGGAGCGTATATCCATTATAACCTCAAAGGCACAAACAACACGCCACCGTATAATGGGAATAGTTAACACACCTGATATGCAGATAGTCTATTCTGATACACCGGGAGTACTATCGCCCAAATACAAACTACAAGAGGCAATGCTCGACTTCTCAAAATCGGCTTTAGTAGATGCCGATGTATTATTATATGTAACCGATGTTGTTGAGACACCCGACAAAAACCCCGACTTTGTGGCACGAGTAGCACAAGAAAACAATGTGATACTCATAATCAATAAAATAGATTTATTAAAAAATCAAACCGACTTAGAGGAGATAGTAAGCAAGTGGCGAACAATACTCCCAAATGCCGAGGTAATACCCATATCTGCATCACTAAAATTCAATGTAGATTACCTCTTAAAACGCATACAAGAGATGTTGCCACCCTCGCCACCATTCTTTGACAAAGACGCTTTAACCGACCGTCCTGCCCGCTTCTTTGTAACTGAGATAATACGAGAGAAGATACTCTTAACATACGACAAAGAGATACCCTATTCGGTAGAAGCAGTAGTGGAAAAATTTGATGAGAGCGAAACCACAATACACATAATGGCTGTGGTATATGTAGAACGCGATTCACAAAAAGGAATAATAATAGGCAAAGGAGGCAGTTCGCTAAAACGCGTAGGAATGTTGGCACGAAAAGACATTGAGACCTTCTTTGGTAAAAAAGTATATCTCGAACTATACGTAAAAGTAGAACGAGATTGGCGAAACAAATTAAGTAAATTAAAAAACTTCGGATATTCACAAGAATAGTTATGGGAAATTTAGTAGCAATAGTAGGACGCCCCAATGTAGGCAAGTCAACAATTTTTAACCGACTCACCAACACCCGTAGAGCCATAGTAAACGAAGAGGCAGGCACTACACGCGACCGCCAATACGGAAAAGTAGAGTGGTGTGGAAACGAATTCTCAATCATTGATACAGGCGGTTGGGTAGTAAACTCTGACGATATATTCGAGGATGAAATCAACAAACAAGTATCCATTGCCATTGAAGAGGCAGACGTACTCCTATTTGTAGTAGATGCAATAACAGGAGTAACTGACCTTGATGACCGTGTAGCAGCTATCCTACGACGCACCACAAAACCCGTAATAGTAGTAGCAAACAAAATAGACAGTAACGAGTGGCAATACACATCGGCACAATTCTATTCATTCGGACTTGGCGATCCTTTCAGTATCTCGGCAGCAAACGGCTCGGGAACAGGCGACCTGCTTGATGAAATAATCTCAAAATTTACAAAAAAAGAGGAAGAGACAATTGAGGAGAACGTACCACGCATAGCCGTAGTAGGACGTCCTAATGCAGGAAAATCATCAATAATCAACGCATTTATAGGAGAAGACCGCAACATAGTAACCAATATAGCAGGAACAACACGCGACTCAATACACACACGCTACACAAAATTCGGATTCGACTTTTACCTTGTCGATACCGCAGGAATACGTAAAAAAGGAAAAGTAACCGAAGACATAGAGTACTACTCAGTAATTCGCTCAATCAGAGCGATAGAAGACTCTGATGTATGCGTATTAATGATTGACGCAACACGCGGAATAGAGGGACAAGATATGAACATCTTCTCTCTAATCCAGAAAAACAAAAAAGGATTAGTAGTGTGCGTAAACAAATGGGACTTAGTAGAAGACAAAAGTCAAAAAGCAATCAAAGCATTTGAAGAGGCAATTCGCAACCGCTTTGCCCCTTTCACCGACTTCCCAATCATCTTCACATCAGCCCTAACCAAACAACGCATATTTAAAGTACTTGAGTGTGCCGCACAAGTATTTGAAAACCGCCGTCAGCAAATACCAACTGCACGACTAAACGAAGAGATACTTGCCGCCATTGAGGCATATCCACCACCAGCGCACAAAGGAAAATATGTAAAGATAAAATATATAACCCAGTTAAAAGGCTCGTATGTGCCAACTTTTATCTTCTTCTGTAACTTGCCACAGTGGGTAAAAGAGCCATACAAACGCTATCTCGAAAATCAAATCCGTCAACGTTGGAATTTTTCGGGAAGTCCTATTAATATATTTATGCGTCAAAAATAGTTGTTAGTTGTCGGCTAATGCCGCCCTTTGGGTAGTTTTTAGTTGTTAGCTTTGATTAACCTTTTTGAGAGAATATATAAGC
It encodes:
- a CDS encoding elongation factor Ts is translated as MAVTIQDITKLRKMTGAGMMDCKKALAEAEGDFDKAIELIRKRGQAIVAKREDRDASEGCVLAAAKDGFAAIVALNCETDFVAKNADFIALTQTILDKAIETRPATIEALLATEVEGRTIADLVTDRSGVTGEKMELSTYLSLEAPATVAYIHSGNRLATIVSFNKELENQVARDVAMQVAAMNPIAVTREEFPAEVVEKEFEIAKDKARQEGKPEAMLDKIAQGRLNKFYQENSLLEQAFVKDAKMSIKEYLASKDKELTAIAFKRFTLNAD
- the rpsB gene encoding 30S ribosomal protein S2 is translated as MSLTTFDQLLEAGVHFGHLTRKWNPAMRPYIFMERNGIHIIDLNKTVVKIDEAAAALKQIAKSGKKILFVSTKKQAKQVVADKATEVGMPYVIERWPGGMLTNFPTIRKAIKKMNAIDKMIKDGTFANLSKREKLQVSRQRAKLEKNLGSIVDLTRLPAALFVVDVMKEHIAVAEANRLGIPVFAMVDTNSDPSNVDYVIPANDDASKSIDAVLSALCGAITEGLEERKVEKADTEAAEAQATEGAEEKKARKTRARIRRDAEETPTVEPKAETEE
- the rpsI gene encoding 30S ribosomal protein S9, with amino-acid sequence METVNALGRRKAAVARVYVKEGNGVITINKKDLAQYFPLEIMQFVVKQPLLKLGVAEKYDIKVNLNGGGFKGQAEALRLAIARALVKINPEDKPALKSEGFMTRDPRVVERKKPGRPKARKRFQFSKR
- the rplM gene encoding 50S ribosomal protein L13, whose translation is MDTLSYKTVSVGKAAAQKEWVIVDATDQVLGRLASKVAKILRGKYKPCFTPNADCGDNVIIINADKVKLTGNKWTDKIYLSYTGYPGGQREITPAKLMQKGESKLFLKVIKGMLPKNRLGAKLLTNVYVYAGEEHPHAAQNPKTIDINTLK
- a CDS encoding T9SS type A sorting domain-containing protein — translated: MKKFTHLAIVFMLIVGMQFANAASVQFPSTEQPGQAQATSESTKWTLYNNLLEVEYIMSNGDLYFNGSEALQLAPGSEPFTITLGNGTTVKASDMTMSSYPVITNLTGDSEAIKASEKYNGKVLTAKYTYNSLSIEWRAVLRDGSHYIRTEMDITASANTSMTNIIPLTHNLTADADIVEVKGTVRGAPLASSKIFAAIENPDGINSVGSSSSSTVFSPTSWTPQSWDTPSSVPSGITSLGFTNSQIKSAEGKVNISAAGNVSFTFNYSTGNYRLNMTGVDILDASGNVVANDYHIGYSGTAYSNKTYTLNVPSAGTYTLRYFVETKTEDITSSGSIAISGATVSIATGEKSITGRWSRATTLKAGDSWHIGTVVGLVAEGQLRRSFLAYNERERAVPYRSFIHYNSWYELNIDRNNDSNPLNRMVESQCLPVLDAWKTNLFDVHNVGIDAFVWDDGWDDFNSLWDFHIGFPEGFSNINEKATAMGTGIGAWLGPVGGYGASKAQRLAYWNNTHSTQISNFELSNPEYLDAFADRCSQMVNDYDFRYFKLDGISDLSNATGPKIEEDVESFLNMLNVLREIKYDLYFNCTVGTWSSPFWLHFADAIWRQDGDWDKIGNQGDNREKWITYRDYMVYKNYPLASPICPINSIMTHGLMVTKYGPPNVMPRDDSDATAKGIIREMHCAFGCGSGLIELYVDNDLMTTIGEDGELWAALAECIEWHRDNEDVLADVHWVGGNPWDGSKVSVYGWASWNGKKATLTLRNPSASTKTFSTTLRQALDIPNYVTGDIKLTDAFKNQTQYSGITNESVNIDQTITFTMPAFDVVVLNGNCAQEVELSGSMSISNLNKRSANIKIIDSEEAIISTGWAQIGILNGWNGKSSLTNEDVANMFAPVGDSNGENIFKWNNGGKLSETTINWSNFATETGNPVVLVIGNGSNIKDADELAILKLKVDNNELLWENADGVEINISADNVTAVMGAITEDSETKYIQTRAFGYPTGVEEEIADNIEIYSANNNVIIKGCNQEVSVKIFDVMGKIINAANVLADETQLSVNEKGIYIVTIFDKNRVIKSEKVIIK